A stretch of the Actinomyces qiguomingii genome encodes the following:
- a CDS encoding xylulokinase — MSTFVGIDLGTSATKAVVVDTGGQVIARARCAHPRSRAVQGRVDPRAWEQSIRGALAELGPALTGASGVGIDVHCPVAVPLDAAGRACGLGVVWDNNILRYYFNQFSDQRTEQALAATGNHPSQSTFMALAHPYLRNHDADAFAAMTTFGMAGTWLGALLTGQTALDPTQASYSGIFNTLEPQRGWIQETVELLGIDPATLPPVKHAVEILGTVTPEAAADFGLPAGIPVSVGSADTPAASYALGTRPGTKPFFIMGTTHVINSCLNAPDTRATALQRCGNRPGEWLINGVTNGGDALATGALVAGFGEAGGGVDVMIRTAFEISREDAVTAPFFIPHVMRERGPLWFEAPCARLVDITRETSRAQVARGIIDGVLLVDRMVLGSCVPKGSGSIYVTGAFGADKAFPQMLADILDADLDLVDESYLPAIGAAGMCGATVAELVLPEVDSRRVSPRPDWVAINDDRWDAFRASWRDATGRELLPEL, encoded by the coding sequence ATGAGCACATTCGTCGGAATCGATTTGGGGACTTCGGCCACCAAGGCCGTAGTTGTAGACACCGGCGGCCAGGTGATCGCCCGGGCCCGCTGTGCCCACCCGCGCTCACGTGCCGTGCAAGGACGCGTGGACCCGCGGGCCTGGGAGCAATCCATCCGCGGCGCGCTGGCCGAGCTGGGGCCGGCCCTGACCGGGGCGAGCGGCGTGGGCATCGACGTCCACTGTCCGGTCGCGGTGCCTCTGGACGCGGCCGGGAGGGCCTGCGGATTGGGAGTGGTGTGGGACAACAACATCCTGCGTTACTACTTCAACCAGTTCTCGGATCAGCGCACGGAGCAGGCGCTCGCGGCCACGGGGAACCACCCCTCACAGTCGACCTTCATGGCGCTGGCCCACCCCTACCTGCGCAATCACGACGCCGACGCCTTCGCCGCCATGACCACTTTCGGGATGGCCGGCACCTGGCTCGGCGCCCTGCTGACGGGCCAGACCGCACTGGACCCCACCCAGGCCTCCTACTCCGGCATCTTCAACACGCTGGAGCCACAGCGGGGGTGGATCCAGGAGACCGTCGAGCTGCTTGGCATCGACCCGGCCACGCTCCCGCCGGTCAAGCACGCGGTGGAGATCCTCGGCACCGTCACCCCCGAGGCCGCCGCCGACTTCGGCCTGCCGGCCGGCATCCCCGTGTCGGTCGGCTCCGCGGACACCCCGGCCGCCTCCTACGCCCTGGGCACCAGGCCCGGCACCAAGCCCTTCTTCATCATGGGCACCACCCATGTGATCAACTCCTGCCTAAACGCCCCGGACACGCGCGCCACCGCCCTGCAGCGCTGCGGCAACCGGCCGGGGGAGTGGCTGATCAACGGCGTGACCAACGGCGGTGACGCCCTGGCAACCGGGGCGCTGGTGGCCGGCTTCGGGGAGGCCGGCGGCGGCGTCGATGTGATGATCCGTACCGCCTTCGAGATCTCCCGCGAGGATGCGGTCACCGCGCCGTTCTTCATCCCGCACGTCATGCGGGAGCGGGGGCCGTTGTGGTTTGAGGCGCCCTGCGCCCGGCTGGTGGACATCACCCGCGAGACCAGCCGCGCGCAGGTGGCCCGCGGGATCATCGACGGCGTGCTGCTGGTGGACCGCATGGTGCTCGGCTCCTGCGTGCCCAAGGGCTCGGGCTCCATCTACGTCACCGGAGCCTTCGGGGCGGACAAGGCCTTCCCCCAGATGCTCGCCGACATCCTCGACGCCGATCTGGACCTGGTGGACGAGTCCTACCTGCCGGCCATCGGTGCGGCCGGCATGTGCGGCGCCACCGTTGCCGAGCTGGTCCTGCCGGAGGTCGACTCCCGCAGGGTGAGTCCGCGTCCGGACTGGGTGGCCATCAACGATGACCGGTGGGACGCCTTCCGCGCCTCCTGGAGGGACGCCACCGGGCGCGAGCTCCTGCCGGAGCTGTGA